In the Exiguobacterium aurantiacum genome, one interval contains:
- the dfrE gene encoding trimethoprim-resistant dihydrofolate reductase DfrE, with protein sequence MIISLIAAISSNYVIGKDKDIPWKIPGEQVRFKDLTMGKSVIMGRKTFESIGQPLPNRKTIIISKSKDINYNNCLTVESLERAFNLLQQEDEIFIAGGGEIYKESLPFADRIYLTIIEKEYEGNIFFPMFNKDEFEITYQQKVEGFIPYTYFTYERKNKGEQIK encoded by the coding sequence ATGATCATTTCATTAATTGCTGCAATTTCAAGTAATTACGTAATCGGCAAAGATAAGGATATACCATGGAAGATTCCTGGTGAACAGGTTCGATTTAAGGATTTAACTATGGGTAAATCAGTAATTATGGGTAGAAAGACATTTGAATCTATTGGTCAGCCACTGCCGAACAGAAAGACAATTATTATCTCAAAATCTAAAGATATTAATTATAATAATTGCCTGACTGTAGAATCGTTAGAGAGGGCTTTTAATTTACTACAACAAGAAGATGAAATTTTTATTGCAGGTGGTGGAGAAATATATAAGGAATCGTTACCATTTGCCGATAGAATATATTTAACTATTATCGAAAAGGAATATGAAGGTAATATCTTTTTTCCAATGTTTAATAAAGATGAGTTTGAAATCACCTATCAACAAAAAGTAGAAGGGTTTATACCCTATACATATTTTACATACGAAAGAAAAAATAAAGGAGAGCAAATCAAATGA
- a CDS encoding recombinase family protein, which produces MRKIGYIRVSSASQNPSRQFQQLNEIGMDIIFEEKVSGSTKDREQLQKMLEDLQKGDIIYVTDLTRITRSTQDLFELIDIIRSKKASLKSIKDTWLDLSEDNPYSQFLITVMAGVNQLERDLIRMRQREGIDLAKKEGKFKGRLKKYHKNHAGMNYAVKLYREGKMTVNQICEITNVSRASLYRKLLEIDN; this is translated from the coding sequence TTGCGGAAAATTGGTTATATACGTGTCAGTTCGGCTAGCCAAAATCCTTCAAGGCAATTTCAGCAATTGAACGAAATCGGAATGGATATTATTTTTGAAGAAAAAGTTTCCGGATCAACAAAGGATCGTGAGCAACTTCAAAAAATGTTAGAGGATTTACAGAAAGGTGACATTATTTATGTTACAGACTTAACTCGGATTACTCGAAGTACGCAGGATTTATTTGAATTGATTGATATAATACGAAGTAAAAAAGCAAGTTTAAAATCAATCAAGGATACATGGCTAGATTTATCAGAAGATAATCCATACAGCCAATTCTTAATTACAGTTATGGCTGGGGTAAATCAGTTAGAACGAGATCTTATACGTATGCGACAGCGTGAAGGGATTGATTTGGCTAAGAAAGAAGGGAAATTTAAAGGTAGGTTAAAGAAATATCATAAAAATCATGCAGGAATGAATTATGCAGTAAAGCTATATAGAGAAGGAAAAATGACTGTAAATCAAATTTGTGAAATTACAAATGTGTCAAGAGCATCGCTATATAGGAAGCTATTAGAAATAGACAATTAA